Proteins encoded within one genomic window of Brachybacterium muris:
- a CDS encoding thymidine phosphorylase, which produces MNENRTAAVEPFDAVEVIRTKRDGHRLSPEQIDWVIDAYTRGVVAEQQMSALAMAIFLNGMERDEIARWTAAMIASGERMDFDQLSKPTTDKHSTGGVGDKITLPLAPLVASFGVAVPQLSGRGLGHTGGTLDKLEAVPGWRADLTNEQMMRQLEEVGAVICAAGSGLAPADKKLYALRDVTATVEAIPLIASSIMSKKIAEGTAALTLDVKTGAGAFMREESDARELARTMVDLGTDAGVRTVALLTDMSAPLGRTAGNGLEVRESLEVLAGGGPADVVELTCALAREMLEAAGVHDADVEKALADGRAMDSWRAMIAAQGGDVDAPLPVAKHTEEVRAEQDGVVEGLDAMGVGVAAWRLGAGRSRPGEAVQAAAGVEILAHLGDEVRAGDVLARLHTDTPERIGRATEAIQGSWSFAPAGTVLPQRRIVIDRIA; this is translated from the coding sequence GTGAACGAGAACCGCACCGCAGCCGTGGAGCCCTTCGACGCCGTCGAGGTGATCCGCACCAAGCGCGACGGGCACCGCCTCTCGCCGGAGCAGATCGACTGGGTGATCGACGCCTACACCCGCGGCGTGGTCGCCGAGCAGCAGATGTCGGCGCTGGCCATGGCGATCTTCCTCAACGGCATGGAGCGGGACGAGATCGCCCGCTGGACCGCCGCGATGATCGCCAGCGGCGAGCGGATGGACTTCGACCAGCTCTCCAAGCCCACCACCGACAAGCACTCCACCGGAGGCGTGGGTGACAAGATCACCCTGCCGCTGGCGCCCCTGGTCGCCTCCTTCGGGGTCGCCGTGCCGCAGCTGTCCGGCCGCGGCCTCGGCCACACCGGTGGCACCCTGGACAAGCTCGAGGCGGTCCCCGGGTGGCGCGCAGACCTCACCAACGAGCAGATGATGCGCCAGCTCGAGGAGGTGGGTGCGGTGATCTGCGCCGCCGGCTCGGGCCTGGCCCCTGCGGACAAGAAGCTGTACGCCCTGCGCGACGTGACCGCCACCGTGGAGGCGATCCCCCTGATCGCCAGCTCCATCATGTCCAAGAAGATCGCGGAGGGCACCGCCGCGCTCACGCTGGACGTCAAGACGGGCGCCGGCGCGTTCATGCGCGAGGAGTCCGACGCCCGCGAGCTGGCCCGCACCATGGTGGACCTGGGCACCGATGCAGGGGTGCGAACCGTTGCCCTGCTCACCGACATGTCCGCCCCGCTGGGTCGCACCGCCGGCAACGGCCTGGAGGTGCGTGAGTCCCTCGAGGTGCTGGCCGGAGGCGGACCTGCCGACGTGGTCGAGCTGACCTGCGCCCTGGCCCGCGAGATGCTCGAGGCCGCCGGGGTGCACGATGCGGATGTCGAGAAGGCCTTGGCCGACGGCCGCGCGATGGACTCCTGGCGGGCCATGATCGCCGCCCAGGGCGGCGACGTGGATGCCCCGTTGCCGGTCGCGAAGCACACCGAGGAGGTCCGCGCCGAGCAGGACGGCGTGGTGGAGGGACTGGACGCGATGGGCGTGGGCGTGGCCGCCTGGCGCCTGGGCGCGGGCCGTTCCCGCCCCGGTGAGGCCGTGCAGGCCGCCGCCGGTGTGGAGATCCTCGCGCACCTGGGCGACGAGGTGCGCGCCGGTGACGTGCTGGCTCGCCTGCACACCGACACCCCCGAGCGCATCGGCCGCGCCACCGAGGCCATCCAGGGCTCCTGGTCCTTCGCCCCGGCCGGGACCGTGTTGCCCCAGCGGCGCATCGTCATCGACCGCATCGCCTGA
- a CDS encoding cytidine deaminase, protein MTEDDPGTGQVPEHFADLLAVAREMAARAYAPYSRYRVGAAALVDDGRTVRGCNVENAGYGVTLCAECGMVSELIAGGGGKLTAFVCVNGQGDVIMPCGRCRQLLSEHAARDFTILTPLGVRDLDEILPQAFGPQDMAGI, encoded by the coding sequence ATGACCGAGGACGATCCCGGTACCGGTCAGGTGCCGGAGCATTTCGCCGATCTGCTGGCCGTCGCCCGTGAGATGGCCGCCCGCGCCTACGCCCCGTACTCCCGGTACCGGGTGGGCGCGGCCGCACTGGTGGACGACGGCCGCACCGTGCGCGGCTGCAACGTGGAGAACGCCGGCTACGGCGTCACCCTGTGCGCCGAGTGCGGCATGGTCAGCGAGCTGATCGCCGGGGGCGGAGGGAAGCTCACCGCTTTCGTGTGCGTCAACGGCCAGGGCGATGTGATCATGCCGTGCGGTCGCTGCCGCCAGCTGCTGTCCGAGCATGCGGCACGTGACTTCACCATCCTCACTCCCCTGGGGGTGCGGGACCTGGACGAGATCCTGCCGCAGGCCTTCGGCCCCCAGGACATGGCAGGGATCTGA